AGTAGAAAGTGGACTCAACGCCTACCGCACCGCGCTGGCCGGGTTGTGGCCGACAGCCGGTCTCGTCACCGAGGCGGGCCGCGAAGCGGACGAGGCAGCGGGCGAACTCGAGGAAGCGGAACTCCACCTGACGGACGTGGCGGAGCGCTCGGCCACGGCCGAGCACGAGGCGGCCGGCGCGACCGAACGGCACCGGACCCTCCGGGAAACGGTCGGTGCCGCCGTCGCCGAACTCGAAGCACACCTCGCCGAGGTCGCGAAAGCTCTCCGCACCAACGAAGCCGACGCCGAAACCGCCGGACGCGAACGGGACGCGGCGATCAACGCCCGCGGCAAGGCCGACGGCCGTCGCGAAACCCTCAAGGACGAGCTGGAAGCCGCGACCGCCGAACGTGCCTCGGCCGCCGATTCGCTCCGGCGGTTCGCCGCCACCGGGCTCCTGGCCATCGCACTGCCGGACCTCGCTGTCCCGGACCCTGGCGAACCGTGGGCACCCGACCCGACCGTCCGGCTGGCCAGGCGGATCAACGATGAACTCGCCGACCTCCCGGATGACGACAACGCGTGGGACCGCGCGCAGAAACGCGTCAACGACGAACTCAAGACGCTCACCGACACGCTTTCGCGACAGGGCAGCAAAGCGTCCGGTGACCTGCTCGAAGACGGTCTGGTCGTCGAGGTCGAGTTCCGCGGCAAACCCGCGACCGTCCCCGAACTGACGAGCGCGCTGGGCACCGAGGTCGGCGACCGGGAACGCCTGTTGAGCGAGCGGGAACGCGAGATCCTGGAAAACCACCTGATCAACGAGGTGGCGAGCACCCTGCAGGAACTCATTTCCGCGGCCGAGGCCCAGGTCGCCCGGATGAACGACGAGCTGGACGATCGCCCGACGAGCACCGGAATGCGCCTACGGCTGCAGTGGAAACCGCGTGAAGACGGCCCGGCTGGGCTGGCCGCGGCACGGGAGCGGCTGCTGCGGCAGACCGCCGACGCCTGGTCGGAGGCGGACCGCGCCGCCGTCGGCGGCTTCCTGCAGGCCAGGATCGCGGAAGTCCGCGCCCGGGACGCGTCCGGCACCTGGCTGGAGCATCTCACCGAAGCGCTCGACTACCGCGCCTGGAACCGGTTCGTCATCCAGCGCCACCAGAACGGCCAGTGGAAACCGGCCACCGGCCCGGCCTCGGGCGGCGAGCGGGTGCTGGCCGCGAGCGTGCCGCTGTTCGCCGCGGCGTCCTCGCACTACGCGTCCGCGGGCAGTCCGCACGCCCCGCGCCTGGTGACCCTGGACGAAGCCTTCGCCGGCGTCGACGACAACGCCCGCGCGAAGTATCTGGGCCTGCTCGCGGCGTTCGACCTGGACGTGGTGATGACCAGCGAACGGGAATGGGGCTGCTACCCGGAGGTGCCGGGCCTGGCGATTTCCCAGCTGTCCCGGGTCGACGGGGTGAACGCGGTCCTGGTCACGAACTGGGCGTGGGACGGCCACCGGCGCTCGAAGCTGGAGCGCCCCGCCGCGGTCGCCGAGCCGGAACCGGTCGCCGCGGCGACGGACGGCCTCTGGGACTGATCAGGCAACCCACACCACCCGCGCCGACACCTACGGATGCCGGGCGAAACTCCGCAACGCCCGGTCCGGGGTGCGGTAGGACATCCGCAGCGCACCACCGACGCTGATCACTTCGACCTCGTCCTCGTCGTCGAAAGCCATGCCCCACGCGGCGATCCGTGCGTCAAAGCGGTCTCCGTACTCCTGCACGATGGCGAACAACCGCGGTGCGAAGGTGGCGACCATGCCGTTGACCAGTTCGTCGAACTCCGCCTGATCACAAAGCGGGCCTTCCTCGTCGGCTACCATCCGGACCTCCTACGGAGAGTGTTTGCACCGGTACCCGGTGTACGTCTAACCTGACCATAGACAGTCCACTTCCGAAAACTGGAAGTTCCACCTTTCACTCGATCGGAGGCCTGGTGACCGCAGGTATGGGCGGCAACGTGTCGATCGTCCGCCGTTGGCAGCTCGCCGCGACGGTGAAAGTCCTCCGGGAGAGAGCGAATCTCACCCAGGACGAAGCCGTCGATCGACTTCGGCAGGGCGAGGGCAACTGGTCACGGTCGAAGCTGTCCCGAGTCGAAAACCGGGAGCACAACCTCAGGCCCCGCGAGGTCAGCCAGCTTCTGACCGCTTATGGAATCGATGATCCGGAAGCCCTGGAGGCGTTGGCCCAGCTCGCCATCGACTCGCGCAAGCGCGACTGGTGGCACCAGTACCAAGGCGCCGTGGCCACAATGGTCCAGCCGCTGCTCAGCCTGGAAAGCGGTCTGGTCGCGATGCGCGACTTCCAGAACCAGCTCATCCACGGCCTGTTGCAGACCTCCGATTACGCGCGGGCCCTGATTCTCTCGATGAGTGCCGAGCAGTACACGGCCGGCGAGCTGGAACAACGGGTCGCGGCCAGGATCGCCCGCCAGCAGGTCATCACCAAGACCGACGCACCCGATCTGCACTTCATCCTGGACGAGTTCGTCCTGCACCGGATCGTCGGCGACACGGATGTCATGTATGGCCAGCTACGCAAACTATTGGCCATGACCGAGAAGCCGAACGTCACGATCCAGATCTTGCCCAAGGTCTCCGGCGGCGGCCCGGGCTTGTTCGGACCTTTCTCTCTGCTCACCCTGCCCGACCCCATCCCGGACATCGGCTACTTCGAGGGTCCGCCCGGAACGTTCTACATCGAGGATCGTGAGCGAGTCCGCTCATGGACACTGCGCTTCGGTATGCTCACCCAGCAGGCGTTGACCGGCGAGAGGTCCGCCGAAGCCATCGCTGAAGCACTTGAGCAGTACCGTTAGCAAGACTGGAGGAGGTCACCGATGAACCCTCTGGCCAACCTCACCTGGCGCAAGAGCAGCTTCTCCAATGACGGCGGCTCCAACGGTGACACCTGCGTGGAGGCGGCTGAGTTGCCGGACGGCCGGATCGCGATCCGCAACAGCAACCATCCGGGCGATGGCGTCACCTACTTCAC
This window of the Amycolatopsis balhimycina FH 1894 genome carries:
- a CDS encoding helix-turn-helix domain-containing protein, encoding MTAGMGGNVSIVRRWQLAATVKVLRERANLTQDEAVDRLRQGEGNWSRSKLSRVENREHNLRPREVSQLLTAYGIDDPEALEALAQLAIDSRKRDWWHQYQGAVATMVQPLLSLESGLVAMRDFQNQLIHGLLQTSDYARALILSMSAEQYTAGELEQRVAARIARQQVITKTDAPDLHFILDEFVLHRIVGDTDVMYGQLRKLLAMTEKPNVTIQILPKVSGGGPGLFGPFSLLTLPDPIPDIGYFEGPPGTFYIEDRERVRSWTLRFGMLTQQALTGERSAEAIAEALEQYR
- a CDS encoding DUF397 domain-containing protein; its protein translation is MNPLANLTWRKSSFSNDGGSNGDTCVEAAELPDGRIAIRNSNHPGDGVTYFTRAEMSAWLKGVKAGEFDDLT